The DNA segment CGCTTGAACTCTTTGAGTCGACAAACAACCCTCCACTTGGGATTCTAGTCAGTAAGATATTTGATTCCTTGTCGTATGTTCAACCACTCTTCCTTGATGTGCATGGGGGAGAAGTGTGGCAACTTGTCACCAGATGCGTGAAGAGCTTGTGTTACTCTTCCCTGTCACAAAACAAGTACCATATGATGTGGAGAAAATCTCCGTGTTTCTAGCTAGACCACTGGCTACTACTCTACCAAGCCCCCAATCTAGCCTAAGGCTTTCTCGCCAAAGCAGCTTGAAAACCCGGGCACTCCTTCCTCAAATCATCCTTCGTAACCTTGTGCTTAGCATCTCTCTTCGCCTGCCTAACACCACGCCCAAAATTCTTGACAGCACTCTGCTGGAACTCCAACGGCGCGGCGGCGAAGTCGGCATCAGACATACACAAGTGAAGTTGCATCTCTCTCGTGTTCAAACGGCAACTTCTAGCATCGGGGTGGTCATCCTCCTGGTAGACGTTCATGCAGATTGCGTTCTTCTTGCACTACAGAATTTGGCATGTGTTGTAGGCAGGGTCGGAAGAGCCAGGGAAAGTTACTGGGACGTAGACGTTTTGGTCGTTGAAAGGGCTTGCCGTAAAGGCCGGGGCCTTAAGCTGTTATTTGTCTGGACCTTGTCCCCACGGCGAATCTTGACCGAGACGCCTTTGTCGTTCTTCAGAATGCCATAGCCGTGTGCAGAGCCAGCCGCTGCCTCAAGGGGCTCACCGACCTTGCCGATACAGAGGTCGTTCACGCCCTTGTCACAAGCGTTGGGGTCGTCAGCAGAGGCGTTGTGCCACCAGTACAGGGGGAAGCTGCAGTGGTTGTGGACTTGAACCAAGTCGGCAGCGGAGGCGGACtgggtgaggaggccgagtGTATCGGCCAGGCCGGCTAGAAGGAAGTTGGTAAAGGAATGCATTTTGCTGGCTTGTCGATGtaggtgaggatgatggggagagaaGGAATTCTAGAAAGAAAGTTGACAGATATATATACGTCTTGAAGGCCCCTCAAGAGCAGAGTGAACGAACTGTCGGAGTGGATCTGTGGAGGTAGCTAAATCTCTGATGGGTAACGAGTTGATGCTCCTGGTTTTGTTGAAAAGTAGCTCTTGCTGGAACTCTTGGTAGACTATGTGGTGATAGCTTGATATCTTACTCATGTGAGAGCAAAGAGCAACCTGTTCCCTGTTACAAGTATCTGCTCTCAGATACAGGTGGGTATTAGTTCCTTAAAAAAACCCAGTTCTACTGGTTCAAAGGCATCATGCTGCTCTTTCAACTTGACATGAAGTATGATTATAACCAGAGGACGATGGGATGATGACGCCAGTATGGAATCTTTCAAAGTGCTGTAAAAGAGCAAATTCAGATGATTTTGTGAAACGTctagaaaaaaagaaaattaCAAGGGCGTACATCTGGCTCCCTTGTAGGAAAACAACCGCAGTGGATGTCAGATGATTCCATCTGACATGAAAACAAGGAAAGCAAACTCATAATGTGCTAGCATACCTTGCAGATTGGTATGACTCTTACATCATTTCCCGTCATACCCGGCGGCGTGAAGCCTGATGCTGGTGTGTTTCCGGCATAGTTGTAGAAAGACTGCCCAGgttcatcctcgtcgtcttgaTCCTACTTCCCTCTGACCACTTCTTCAACTCATCCAACAGCTCCACAGGCAGCCCGTCAAAGCCTATCATCAGAGAATTCTGCTCGTCCTTCTTCGCATCGGCGGTGGCTGCAAAGTACGGTTCAGAAAGATCCTCGATCAGGTACCTAACACCAACGGGTTCCCCATTCTCGTAGGCAAGTAGAAGAAGCGACTTGCTGAGCGAATTGAAGGGAATAAACAGATGGAGATCTTCTACACCATGCCGCCCATTGGAATCGTGTAAAAACACTAGCCCCTCGCGAAGGAAGTAGCTGTGGCCTGAAAACGCGCTCCTAGCTCTGATGTGGCCCGATAAGTCCCGGCCAATGGTGGGAATGGTTGGTATACCTCTGATGGTCCTTTGGTGAGGCTGATAGTTGAGCCGGAACCTTACTGTCGTCTTCCCTTCCCAAATCCCAGCTTTTTGGAAGTCCGTAGCATCAATGACAGACTTGCCAAATGGCTTCAGTTTCTGGTTGAAGACCTTCCTGAAGACCTTCCTGAAGACCGAGAGATATGTGTCTTTGCTGGCATCAACTGCCTCACCAATTGTTCCAATGAGGTCCTTGTCTGCGTTCTTGTTCGGCAGGCTGAATGAGATGATCTTGAGGTACTTCCGTTTAATGGGGGAGAGGCCAGTGGCGGCATTGGGCACGATAAGCACGCGGTGGTTCTTTTGTCTCTTGGCTTTGGGCtctgggaggatgatgacatgTTCTGTAACAGGTTATCAGCAAGCGAGGATCGGGAGTGGTGCTGGAACAAGATGATGACTTACCGATATTGACGAAAGGAATCATCTTGATCCCGTCTGCTCCGCCGATTATCCGCACACCCCCactcttcttgatcttggagTTCCCACTCTGTACCTCGAAACGCATGTTGTAAGGAGAAGGATAACGTTATTGTGAGGAAATATGCTTATTCGTTCCAAGCAAATGGAATCCTGTTCCAACGCTGATATTCTCTTCCTCGTTGCCATAGTAAAACTGACTTTCACGGGTCAGGGTGCTCCAGTCAAGGGAATCGACGGCTGAAGCCTTCCGCTCCTCTGAAGCATCTTGACCTGCGGCGGCATCCTGAACCTCTCcggcaagctcctcctcaatagCGGCCTGTGCGGGGACTGCGTCTGCGAGGTCTGTGCCGAACTGTCGAActgtttggtggttttggcgttGCTGACGCTGATGCCTTCGTAGCTTTTAAGCTTGGCGGATGCGCGGGCTCCGGTGTGGTCGTGGCCTCCCTGGAAGCAACGCGTGATGATCGACGCGTCGGCGCGGTGCTTGGAACTCCAATTTGCTTGCGAGGAGGCATGTTTGCGGCCAGAAAATATCTTGAAACAGATAGACAGGAATGATTCAATGTCGTCGAGGTAGAAGTCGCTTTAGGCTTTGCGTTACTTTTATACAGTTCGGGGGCCGAAAAACTGGACAAGATTTGACTTTGTGGAAATCATTTGGTGCCATCTGGGGATGGCCCTAACTCAGTTGGTAATCTCAGCCACAGTTTGGATCCTTTTCTGATGTTTGCGTTCATCGTTCTTGAGACAAGGGTATGATCTGTCGATGAAACTCGTAGTGCTCGCTCGTCGAGCCTTCTCGTTGCAAAGAGAAAGGTAAATAATGGAACCCATACATTAAATGATTGGCCTTCTCAGCACAAGATTCAATCGAAATCCAGTCTCTGTTTGTTGCTGTCCAGGTGCATTTCGAAAcagataaaaaaaaatagggAAAAAGAGGTGACCATGATGGGCTTGAACCCACTACCTGAAGCGAAGGGTCGGTCCGGTCCACACAACCCCAACTGGCCAGGCCAGGTGGCACGCGGCTCCTTAACCATTGCGCTATCTACATACAATGTTTAGCTACTTCGCTGGTGGGAAGAGCCAAAGGGTGGTATATAAGCTGCCGCTTACTGGATCTATCAGGTACCTATCTCACACCATCGAACCTGGAACCCTTAGGGGCCTTTTCACACCAAACGGTTCTTGTCCTCAACGTCGAtgtgcttgctgctgctttttgTATTGTCCTCCTGTCACTTGTTTGTCAAGTTGAAGAGGCAACCGATGGAATGTTATGTACAACAATGAAGCGACGGTGGTTGTATTCGAGAGACAAGCTCATAATGTTGgcaggaaagaaaaagtctTGTCCTCTGGCTTGTCCAGGCTTTTCCCACCCAGGTTGTGTTGTCCACCTCGCATCTCCCAACCGCCGCCACTAGCACCGCCCAGACGACGTCACCTACCTACTCAaccttctccagcctctccctccccttcttcaggTACTCCATATAATTTATTCTCTCCTGACACCGATCTCTATCCATCCCCGCATTGTCCACCTTCGCCTGGAGATCATTCAGCCTCCGCTCCAAAGCAAGGCTCCGGAGAAAATACGCCGTCCTCAACGCATTCAGCGAGGCATTCTCCTGCCTAAGCTTGACGATCGTTGCCTCCAACTTGACAATCTTTTGACTCAGTTTTGACTCATCCAATTCCTCTTTATGCCGCCTCTCCATAGAGATCATATCActttccatcttcttcttctcgccctTCAACGAGTCGCAGTGCCGTTGGAGCCGAGTGTATTCTTTGAGGAGCGTCTTGCGGTTCATACGTTCAGGGGGCCGTGGTTCGCAAGATGAGGCGGGCTTCTCGCGCGTTAGATGGAGGCGCGAGCGGACGCCCTGCATCCGTTCTGAAAAGTTTCCCATGTTAGATGTGTGGTGAGGGACTGATATGATGGGATGTGTGTTTGCGGTGAAGTGTTGCTTGAGAGGCACCAAGAACGTCAGGACATGGAGACACCGCCTTGACAGTCATGATGTCGAGAACGGAGAACCCCATGGGGAGGCGACGGATGGCTCAGGGTGGCTTCGCAAGACTTTTGGCGGGTGAAAGCTTAATGTTCAACACAAAATGTGGTAGACCCCAG comes from the Podospora pseudocomata strain CBS 415.72m chromosome 5, whole genome shotgun sequence genome and includes:
- a CDS encoding hypothetical protein (EggNog:ENOG503PSM0); this encodes MRFEVQSGNSKIKKSGGVRIIGGADGIKMIPFVNIEHVIILPEPKAKRQKNHRVLIVPNAATGLSPIKRKYLKIISFSLPNKNADKDLIGTIGEAVDASKDTYLSVFRKVFRKVFNQKLKPFGKSVIDATDFQKAGIWEGKTTVRFRLNYQPHQRTIRGIPTIPTIGRDLSGHIRARSAFSGHSYFLREGLVFLHDSNGRHGVEDLHLFIPFNSLSKSLLLLAYENGEPVGVRYLIEDLSEPYFAATADAKKDEQNSLMIGFDGLPVELLDELKKWSEGSRIKTTRMNLGSLSTTMPETHQHQASRRRV